The genomic window NNNNNNNNNNNNNNNNNNNNNNNNNNNNNNNNNNNNNNNNNNNNNNNNNNNNNNNNNNNNNNNNNNNNNNNNNNNNNNNNNNNNNNNNNNNNNNNNNNNNNNNNNNNNNNNNNNNNNNNNNNNNNNNNNNNNNNNNNNNNNNNNNNNNNNNNNNNNNNNNNNNNNNNNNNNNNNNNNNNNNNNNNNNNNNNNNNNNNNNNNNNNNNNNNNNNNNNNNNNNNNNNNNNNNNNNNNNNNNNNNNNNNNNNNNNNNNNNNNNNNNNNNNNNNNNNNNNNNNNNNNNNNNNNNNNNNNNNNNNNNNNNNNNNNNNNNNNNNNNNNNNNNNNNNNNNNNNNNNNNNNNNNNNNNNNNNNNNNNNNNNNNNNNNNNNNNNNNNNNNNNNNNNNNNNNNNNNNNNNNNNNNNNNNNNNNNNNNNNNNNNNNNNNNNNNNNNNNNNNNNNNNNNNNNNNNNNNNNNNNNNNNNNNNNNNNNNNNNNNNNNNNNNNNNNNNNNNNNNNNNNNNNNNNNNNNNNNNNNNNNNNNNNNNNNNNNNNNNNNNNNNNNNNNNNNNNNNNNNNNNNNNNNNNNNNNNNNNNNNNNNNNNNNNNNNNNNNNNNNNNNNNNNNNNNNNNNNNNNNNNNNNNNNNNNNNNNNNNNNNNNNNNNNNNNNNNNNNNNNNNNNNNNNNNNNNNNNNNNNNNNNNNNNNNNNNNNNNNNNNNNNNNNNNNNNNNNNNNNNNNNNNNNNNNNNNNNNNNNNNNNNNNNNNNNNNNNNNNNNNNNNNNNNNNNNNNNNNNNNNNNNNNNNNNNNNNNNNNNNNNNNNNNNNNNNNNNNNNNNNNNNNNNNNNNNNNNNNNNNNNNNNNNNNNNNNNNNNNNNNNNNNNNNNNNNNNNNNNNNNNNNNNNNNNNNNNNNNNNNNNNNNNNNNNNNNNNNNNNNNNNNNNNNNNNNNNNNNNNNNNNNNNNNNNNNNNNNNNNNNNNNNNNNNNNNNNNNNNNNNNNNNNNNNNNNNNNNNNNNNNNNNNNNNNNNNNNNNNNNNNNNNNNNNNNNNNNNNNNNNNNNNNNNNNNNNNNNNNNNNNNNNNNNNNNNNNNNNNNNNNNNNNNNNNNNNNNNNNNNNNNNNNNNNNNNNNNNNNNNNNNNNNNNNNNNNNNNNNNNNNNNNNNNNNNNNNNNNNNNNNNNNNNNNNNNNNNNNNNNNNNNNNNNNNNNNNNNNNNNNNNNNNNNNNNNNNNNNNNNNNNNNNNNNNNNNNNNNNNNNNNNNNNNNNNNNNNNNNNNNNNNNNNNNNNNNNNNNNNNNNNNNNNNNNNNNNNNNNNNNNNNNNNNNNNNNNNNNNNNNNNNNNNNNNNNNNNNNNNNNNNNNNNNNNNNNNNNNNNNNNNNNNNNNNNNNNNNNNNNNNNNNNNNNNNNNNNNNNNNNNNNNNNNNNNNNNNNNNNNNNNNNNNNNNNNNNNNNNNNNNNNNNNNNNNNNNNNNNNNNNNNNNNNNNNNNNNNNNNNNNNNNNNNNNNNNNNNNAGTTatattgtaatttcattttatagtttaatgttgaaagaaaaaaaaacaatcggAGATACTTGTTCATGGGCAAGAATGCATGTTCTCCACATGATATTTTGTATGTGAATTAGCAATGCTTACGGCTAACTCAGAAAGGCTATTCTGCTAATATTGCGCCTGTTTTTTCCTTTGGAATACTGATACTGATGAAGTATCTAGTGGCAGTGAGTTATTTATTCCACTGTGCGGGATTGAAGAATGCTAGAAAAAGATGTCAATTCAGTGAATATTAGGTTGTGATGTTTTGTTGAGCTAAAAGACGAAATTGGTCATCGCAGCTGGAAATCATTTTATCTACATGGAGTGAAAGATAGACTTTCACTGAAGTGATTTAGAATGGTGTATCACACTRtagtaaaatacatttctgctatatgcaggttgttttttgtgttgagAGACATCGGCGAGCCAGGATCCAAAAGAGCAGATTGACATTGTGTCTACGACGTCAAAGAAGAACCTTCTTCTGTTCCACTTGATCGGTGGGATTGCACATAGTAACACTACCCGGGTAGCTACCACATAACATTCAGAtctgaaaactgaactgaactgaaaacaaatgaaaggaaaGACTTTTGAACTTGACTGACTTGACTTAGGActactaaaagaaaacattgactaTTTTGTTCTGGTTCATTATTgtcaaaatgtgtaataaatgtgtttgttcaaCACATTGTTTCCCTCGCTCCTCCTGAGTTGAACCTAGTTCTGATGCGCTATCTAATTGTAAAGATTCAAAGTCACTGATTCCTTTGTCACAGGTGACTTAACCAGATAAGCACAAAGTCTTACAGTtgtaaatatattgttttgtaacAATAGGATAATCTTGTTTTAATGAATGAGGAATGCAAGCAaagtaaaatactaaaataatattgtttcatagTCTGTTTTAACAATGACCAGAGGACTGTTTCACAAAAGTAGGATTCAGAAATCCCCGTAGAGGTATGTTTATCTATGTTTATGGTGTAAAGTAAGTACATGTTTCAAGCAAAATGAGCCTGGTCTGGAGCAGGCAGCTGAACAGGATATATCCCCTTAGTAACTTATGTGTTACTGCTTTTGTGAAACCGAGTCCAGGCTTAATTCAGCCAGGATATCAGGAGAATTCCCCCTTAAATCCGTATCCTGGTTTTGTGAAAAAGCGTAATTAATcggattttctttaaaatcttatgcagttaaattgtttattattatgtttttaacagcTGGAatctgtcatgatccgtgtttctatgtgtttattttctagtttctgtgtgatcctattagtcctgtctctgcgtccttccccgttgattgtctcccaggtgtgtctcgttcccgtgattgccctgtgtgtatttagtctcccctgtttgtgttcttcgtcgggtccttgtcaattGATCGTCTattgatgtcacctgtctccgtgctgccagttttcctcgtgctgttCCCCGTTGTATcatctttgtcattaaattcatcgtTTTTCCGTCATAACCTGGGCCtagcgtcatctcctcaccgCAACCTACCACACCTCCTGACAGAATCATTGAAGAtttcaagaggaaaaaaacttgACATACTTGTTATGGAAACAGTGCCTTCATCTAATGAGTACAACGGTCATATGTCCATATATGGAATGTGACCTGTCCACGCCCCTGCAGGTGCATTTACCTCATCCCGGTTCCTGGCTGTATAAGCTTGCTTCCTTATTGCTTATTTACTCCATGGTAAAACGCTGACATTGTCCTCTCAGTGGATTATTTTGGCCTTTTCTCAGTCCATGACTTGATTTTCTTCTTCAGCGGTCATCATATAGCTGATTTGAGGTTTTCTTATTCTGGGAACAACAGCTGCGGCTCATCTGACAAAGACGACAGTAGAACGTGGAAACATGTCAGGTACTGATTGAGACATAGAATAACcgaatgtttaataaaataaactttcagaCTGCAACTGACCAAGTTACCTAAAAGAAAAGCTACATGAAGATGTTTGTCATACATTTAAGGaggtttaataaattaattcggaataatgtattaaaaaaaaaaaattcagtcagCTGTGAATTATCATAGACGAAAAGggtgaaataaaagttgttacatttttatttaacagtttgAAAATATCTTGCTTAATATTTACTGAACAACGTTTATGatccttttatttttggcaCTTCCTATTGAGCAAACAGTTGGTAGTGTCATTGATCTCTTCTGCTGTCATCTGTTGTGGTAACAGGAACTTAAAGAGCCAGGTACTAAAAGAGGCTAAAAACCTGACAACAGGGCAAACCTCAAATCATGGTAGTGGCAAACTATGGTTACACATCTGGAGACTGCCAAGACCGAGTCGTGTCAGCTTCTGGCTTTTGTTGCAGCTGACACCTCCTATAAGGCAGATTGAATATGACTGtcctatctatctatctatctagatATGTACACATATGCATTCATACTGATTAGGTGCGACTTCTGTGAAGGCTTTCATGATAGATTTTGCAGCTTCAGTGACAGAATCTGTGGCGAGTGTTACTGAAGCCGTACCGAATCAGTGGTAGTTTTAAGTGCATGTACAAAGTATatatattcttgtttttttgtttgtttgaaataaacctattcatattcaatattcaatCTGCCACAGGAGCTATATCGGCAAGCTGTGGCAGCCGACACCGGAAGTGCAATTATAGCTGCCACTGCCACGATGTGAGCTTGCCGTTTCTCCatgctaataaataaatcagattctGTTCTGGGGACTGCTGTGGAGATGACGGTCAAATAAAGgattttgcataaaattaaGAAGATTATGGACAAGCCTGATGGTCCacttcatgagactgtcttaGAAAAACAGAGTATCTTCAGTCATAGGCTTTTTCACTCCAGTGAcactacaggagatctttcctacTCACACTCATCTCCAGCTTTAATAACTCTTCAATTAAATGAGCTACAACAGCATTTAATCCCTCTTTGGGATTAATACAGTATTTCTGAATTGATTAAAATGAATAGAATAAAAGTAAACTGGTAACTCAGCATTTTGTCTCGGTATGTTATGTCTTAATTATATCTGTATTCCTTTTTACAGTGAATGAGCTTACCAGAATTCAGAAGGAATTGGTTAAAAGAGTGTCAACAGAAAACATCACCCAACTGCTTGAAGCTCTTGTGGCAGATAGTGTCCTGAATGAGTTGGAGAAAGAGTCCATACTTGAGAAGAACCCAACCAGAGCCAATAAAGCAAGTGATTTATTTAACACTGTGATTAAAAAAGGGGATCAAGCCTGCAGGAAGACAATCCATCACCTCACATCACTTGACTCACACCTGTGTTCTCACCTGCATTTACGTTCTGCTTCATCCTGCACAGAAGGTGAGTTCACATGACTGTAATGGTGGCTCTTCATTTAATAGTTTTCTTAAGAGGCGGCTGAAAAAGGCCGTTGTTTATGTATACACACACGTGGATACAtatacatttgtgtgtgtgtagttaTTGGGACgaatcagtgtgtgtgttttttaatttggaaaaggcaaaaacaaagtctggatgcaaattttcattaaaagtgaaaaattctaatttttgaTGAACTGCTGAAGAGAGTTTATATGAACAATTGAGACGTTCTATTTCACATTAGCCCCTTGCTTGAAGTACTATTGACCCAGTCCAGTGCTCTACCTAATTTTATGCAGAAAACTAGTATGTTTagtttgagaaaatattaaatatgttattGCAAAGTCTTATGAAGTCTTTAGACGGGTGGTTCTAGTACAGGAAACTGCTGTACATCATATTTAAGACAATCAACAAATTACagagaaataattaattaaaacattcaaattgaATATGTgtcaatatatttaatttgaaaaatggaTTACATTGACTATAATCAAGAAACCACAACAGATCAgacccttttctttttgttttgacttccaGAGGCTGTGGAGAAGTGCCAACTTGAACTTAAATCCTCCTTGAAGAAGAggtttgagtgtgtgtttgagggGATTGCTAAAGCAGGAAGTCCAACCTTTCTGAACCAGATCTACACAAAGCTGTACATAACAGGTGGAGGGACTGGAGAGGTCAATGATGaacatgaggtcagacagaTTGAAACAGCATTCAGGAAACCTCATAGGccagaaacaacaatcagaCAAGAAGACTTCTTTAAAATCCCACATGTAAGAGGTCAACCAATTCGAACAGTGATGACAAAGGGAGTGGCTGGCATCGGGAAAACAGTCTTAACACAGAAGTTCTCTCTGGACTGGGCAGAAGACAAAACCCACCAGAACATCCActtcatatttccattcaccttcagagagctgaatgtgctgaaagagaaaaagtttagCTTAGTGGAACTTGTTCATCACTTCTTTACTGAAACCAAAGAAATCTGGAGCTTTGAAAATTTCCAGGTTCTGTTTATCTTTGATGGCCTGGATGAGAGTCGACTTCCTCTGTTCATCAATGAGGAGATCCTGACTGATGCTACAGAGTCCAGCTCAGTGgatgttctgctgacaaacctcatcagggggaaactgcttccctctgctctcctctggataaccacacgacctgcagcagccaatcagatccctcCTCAGTGTGTTGGCATKGTGACWGAGGTMAGAGGGTTCAATGACCCCCAGAAGGAGGAGTACTTCAGGAAGAGATTCAGAGATGAGGAGCAGGCCGGCAGGATCATCTTCCACATGAAGACATCACGAAGCCTCCACATCATGTGCCACATCCCAGtcttctgctggatcactgctaCAGTTCTGGAGGAAGTGTTGGAGaccagagagggaggagagctgCCAGGTACCCTGACTGAGATGTACATCCACTTTCTGGTGGTTCAGACCAAACTGAAGAAGGTCAAGTATGATGGAGGAGCTGAAACAGATCCACACTGGAGTCCAGAGAGCAGGAAGATAATTGAGTCTCTTGGAAAACTGGCTTTTCATCAGTTGCAGAAAGGAAACCTGATCTTCTATGAATCAGACCTGACAGAGTGTGGCATCGATATCAGAGCAGCCTCAGTGTACTCAGGAGTGTTCACACAGATCTTYagagaggagagagggctgTACCAGGACAAGGTGTTCTGCTTCATCCATCTGAGTattcaggagtttctggctgctcttcatGTCCATTTCACCTTCATTAACTCAAGAATTAACTTAATGGAAGACCAACCATCcagttttagaaatgttgttaattatgtttattatatattttttaagttaaatctAACAAGGCTCCATCAGAGTGCTGTTGACCAGGCCTTAAAGAGTCCAAATGGGCACCTTGACCTTTTCCTCCGCTTCCTCCTGGGTCTTTCACTGGAGACCAATCAAACTCTCTTACAA from Poecilia reticulata strain Guanapo linkage group LG6, Guppy_female_1.0+MT, whole genome shotgun sequence includes these protein-coding regions:
- the LOC103465895 gene encoding protein NLRC3-like isoform X1 → MSVNELTRIQKELVKRVSTENITQLLEALVADSVLNELEKESILEKNPTRANKASDLFNTVIKKGDQACRKTIHHLTSLDSHLCSHLHLRSASSCTEEAVEKCQLELKSSLKKRFECVFEGIAKAGSPTFLNQIYTKLYITGGGTGEVNDEHEVRQIETAFRKPHRPETTIRQEDFFKIPHVRGQPIRTVMTKGVAGIGKTVLTQKFSLDWAEDKTHQNIHFIFPFTFRELNVLKEKKFSLVELVHHFFTETKEIWSFENFQVLFIFDGLDESRLPLFINEEILTDATESSSVDVLLTNLIRGKLLPSALLWITTRPAAANQIPPQCVGXVTEVRGFNDPQKEEYFRKRFRDEEQAGRIIFHMKTSRSLHIMCHIPVFCWITATVLEEVLETREGGELPGTLTEMYIHFLVVQTKLKKVKYDGGAETDPHWSPESRKIIESLGKLAFHQLQKGNLIFYESDLTECGIDIRAASVYSGVFTQIFREERGLYQDKVFCFIHLSIQEFLAALHVHFTFINSRINLMEDQPSSFRNVVNYVYYIFFKLNLTRLHQSAVDQALKSPNGHLDLFLRFLLGLSLETNQTLLQGLLPKTGSSSQTNQKTVQYIKKKISENVSAEKSINLFHCLNELNDRSLVEEIQQSLSSGRFSTDELSPAQWSALGFILLSSGEDLEVFDLKKYSASEEALLRLIPVVKVSNKVQLKGCNLSERSCEALASVLSSLSSNLTEVDLSNNNLQDSGVELLSSGLKSPHCKLETLRLGSCKLSGRTCEVLSSVLSSQSCCLREIDLRNNNLQDSGEKLLSGSNCTLEIFREPAGVRWLKPGLRMYSCQLTINTNTAYRELKLSEDNRKVTREEELQSYPDHSDRFDDWPQLLCSNGLTGCCYWEIEWRGAVFISVSYIGIKRKGFEDGTLFGWNDWSWSLRCSDVEGYSVWHKRTETVIPSSVVFNRVAVYVDCPAGTLSFYGVSSDSLIHLHTFHTTFTEPLYPGFWIDSGSSVFLC
- the LOC103465895 gene encoding protein NLRC3-like isoform X2, producing the protein MTVNELTRIQKELVKRVSTENITQLLEALVADSVLNELEKESILEKNPTRANKASDLFNTVIKKGDQACRKTIHHLTSLDSHLCSHLHLRSASSCTEEAVEKCQLELKSSLKKRFECVFEGIAKAGSPTFLNQIYTKLYITGGGTGEVNDEHEVRQIETAFRKPHRPETTIRQEDFFKIPHVRGQPIRTVMTKGVAGIGKTVLTQKFSLDWAEDKTHQNIHFIFPFTFRELNVLKEKKFSLVELVHHFFTETKEIWSFENFQVLFIFDGLDESRLPLFINEEILTDATESSSVDVLLTNLIRGKLLPSALLWITTRPAAANQIPPQCVGXVTEVRGFNDPQKEEYFRKRFRDEEQAGRIIFHMKTSRSLHIMCHIPVFCWITATVLEEVLETREGGELPGTLTEMYIHFLVVQTKLKKVKYDGGAETDPHWSPESRKIIESLGKLAFHQLQKGNLIFYESDLTECGIDIRAASVYSGVFTQIFREERGLYQDKVFCFIHLSIQEFLAALHVHFTFINSRINLMEDQPSSFRNVVNYVYYIFFKLNLTRLHQSAVDQALKSPNGHLDLFLRFLLGLSLETNQTLLQGLLPKTGSSSQTNQKTVQYIKKKISENVSAEKSINLFHCLNELNDRSLVEEIQQSLSSGRFSTDELSPAQWSALGFILLSSGEDLEVFDLKKYSASEEALLRLIPVVKVSNKVQLKGCNLSERSCEALASVLSSLSSNLTEVDLSNNNLQDSGVELLSSGLKSPHCKLETLRLGSCKLSGRTCEVLSSVLSSQSCCLREIDLRNNNLQDSGEKLLSGSNCTLEIFREPAGVRWLKPGLRMYSCQLTINTNTAYRELKLSEDNRKVTREEELQSYPDHSDRFDDWPQLLCSNGLTGCCYWEIEWRGAVFISVSYIGIKRKGFEDGTLFGWNDWSWSLRCSDVEGYSVWHKRTETVIPSSVVFNRVAVYVDCPAGTLSFYGVSSDSLIHLHTFHTTFTEPLYPGFWIDSGSSVFLC